A stretch of the Eulemur rufifrons isolate Redbay chromosome 20, OSU_ERuf_1, whole genome shotgun sequence genome encodes the following:
- the FITM2 gene encoding acyl-coenzyme A diphosphatase FITM2 isoform X2 encodes MEHLERCAWFLRGTLVRAAVRRYLPWALVASMLGGSLLKELSPLPESYLSNKRNVLNVYFVKLAWAWTFCLLLPFIALTNYHLTGKAGLVLRRLSTLLVGTVIWYVCTSLFSNIEHYTGSCYHSPALEGIRKEYQSKQQCHREGGFWHGFDISGHSFLLTFCALMIVEEMSVLHETETFRTFWLL; translated from the exons ATGGAGCACCTGGAGCGCTGCGCGTGGTTCCTCCGGGGGACGCTGGTGCGGGCGGCCGTGCGGCGCTACCTGCCGTGGGCGCTGGTGGCCTCCATGCTGGGGGGCTCCCTCCTCAAGGAGCTCTCGCCGCTGCCCGAAAGCTACCTGAGCAACAAACGCAACGTCCTCAACGT GTATTTTGTCAAACTGGCCTGGGCCTGGACATTCTGTCTCCTCCTGCCCTTCATTGCCCTCACCAACTACCACCTGACAGGCAAGGCTGGCCTGGTCCTGCGGCGGCTGAGCACCCTGCTCGTGGGCACGGTCATCTGGTATGTCTGCACATCCCTCTTCTCCAACATTGAGCACTACACGGGCAGCTGCTACCACTCGCCGGCCCTGGAGGGCATCAGAAAGGAGTACCAGAGCAAGCAGCAGTGCCACCGGGAAGGAGGCTTTTGGCACGGCTTTGACATCTCAGGCCACTCCTTCCTGCTGACCTTCTGTGCCCTCATGATTGTGGAGGAGATGTCCGTGCTGCACGAG ACTGAGACCTTTAGAACTTTCTGGCTTCTCTag
- the FITM2 gene encoding acyl-coenzyme A diphosphatase FITM2 isoform X1: MEHLERCAWFLRGTLVRAAVRRYLPWALVASMLGGSLLKELSPLPESYLSNKRNVLNVYFVKLAWAWTFCLLLPFIALTNYHLTGKAGLVLRRLSTLLVGTVIWYVCTSLFSNIEHYTGSCYHSPALEGIRKEYQSKQQCHREGGFWHGFDISGHSFLLTFCALMIVEEMSVLHEVKTDQSHYLHTAITSLVVALGFLTCVWVLMFLCTAVYFHNLSQKVFGTFFGLLSWYGTYGFWYLKSFSPGLPPQSSSLNSKQDSYKK; this comes from the exons ATGGAGCACCTGGAGCGCTGCGCGTGGTTCCTCCGGGGGACGCTGGTGCGGGCGGCCGTGCGGCGCTACCTGCCGTGGGCGCTGGTGGCCTCCATGCTGGGGGGCTCCCTCCTCAAGGAGCTCTCGCCGCTGCCCGAAAGCTACCTGAGCAACAAACGCAACGTCCTCAACGT GTATTTTGTCAAACTGGCCTGGGCCTGGACATTCTGTCTCCTCCTGCCCTTCATTGCCCTCACCAACTACCACCTGACAGGCAAGGCTGGCCTGGTCCTGCGGCGGCTGAGCACCCTGCTCGTGGGCACGGTCATCTGGTATGTCTGCACATCCCTCTTCTCCAACATTGAGCACTACACGGGCAGCTGCTACCACTCGCCGGCCCTGGAGGGCATCAGAAAGGAGTACCAGAGCAAGCAGCAGTGCCACCGGGAAGGAGGCTTTTGGCACGGCTTTGACATCTCAGGCCACTCCTTCCTGCTGACCTTCTGTGCCCTCATGATTGTGGAGGAGATGTCCGTGCTGCACGAGGTAAAGACAGACCAAAGCCACTACCTCCACACTGCCATCACCAGCCTGGTGGTCGCCCTGGGCTTCCTGACTTGCGTTTGGGTGTTGATGTTTCTGTGCACAGCCGTTTATTTCCACAACTTGTCCCAGAAAGTGTTTGGCACCTTTTTTGGTTTGCTGAGCTGGTATGGCACATACGGGTTTTGGTATCTGAAATCCTTTTCCCCAGGACTTCCTCCCCAGAGCTCCAGTTTGAATTCGAAGCAAGACAGttacaagaaataa